One Peromyscus maniculatus bairdii isolate BWxNUB_F1_BW_parent chromosome 14, HU_Pman_BW_mat_3.1, whole genome shotgun sequence genomic window carries:
- the LOC102904053 gene encoding ras-related protein Rap-2a-like — protein MEGLVLRPAKDYRVVLLGSVAVGKTALATQFACGRFPERCEPSVEELFSKVIEVNRTPALLEIVDTVGAEHLVTLKDLYIRNSDGFVVLYSVCSEASFQAVRPLRERMGRLRGSRAVPLVLVGTKVDLDAERQVLTAQGRALAREWRCPFLEVTAKSKMMVDRVFTQVVREMEALAPPAQEAPRIPINALELWPTERFIG, from the coding sequence ATGGAGGGTCTGGTGCTGCGCCCCGCCAAGGACTACCGGGTGGTGCTGCTCGGCAGCGTGGCGGTGGGCAAGACGGCGCTGGCCACGCAGTTTGCGTGCGGCCGCTTCCCCGAGCGCTGCGAGCCGTCGGTGGAGGAGCTGTTCAGCAAGGTGATCGAGGTGAACCGGACTCCCGCGCTGCTGGAGATCGTGGACACGGTGGGCGCCGAGCACCTGGTCACCCTCAAGGACCTGTACATCAGGAACAGCGACGGCTTCGTGGTGCTCTACAGCGTGTGCAGCGAGGCCTCGTTCCAGGCCGTGCGGCCGCTGCGCGAGCGCATGGGCCGGCTGCGGGGCTCGCGCGCCGTCCCGCTGGTGCTGGTGGGCACCAAGGTCGACCTGGACGCCGAGCGCCAGGTACTGACGGCCCAGGGCCGCGCTCTGGCCCGAGAGTGGCGATGCCCGTTCCTGGAGGTCACAGCCAAGAGCAAGATGATGGTGGACCGCGTGTTCACGCAGGTGGTGCGTGAGATGGAGGCCCTGGCCCCGCCGGCGCAGGAGGCTCCCCGCATCCCGATCAACGCCCTGGAGTTGTGGCCGACCGAGAGGTTCATTGGCTAG